Proteins encoded in a region of the Larimichthys crocea isolate SSNF chromosome XVI, L_crocea_2.0, whole genome shotgun sequence genome:
- the LOC109141292 gene encoding C-type mannose receptor 2-like: MTWNNAQTYCRENHIDLATIRNRDDMTKLAKTPSDGVSSAWIGLKKNGVASWQWSVGETQTSDGLVNYTNWASSPDSSHDCGGMRDDGKWLSAPCGNLNPFVCQEDKGSSKMYVVLEAMSWRQARAHCQLNYGDLVSVMNVIENQAVQQIAGNFPPTFFWIGVFKDEWKWSDGSYSSYRHWESTQPNNDGICTLYYTSPKTMWDRGCTSAFPFYCSTVLVRRHIVSVKMRSNSIVDFSDSAVSKAILSQ, translated from the exons ATGACTTGGAACAATGCCCAAACGTATTGCAGAGAGAACCACATTGACCTCGCTACTATTCGCAACCGAGATGACATGACCAAGCTGGCGAAGACGCCCAGTGATGGGGTATCAAGTGCCTGGATTGGTCTGAAAAAGAACGGGGTGGCATCCTGGCAGTGGTCTGTGGGAGAAACTCAGACCAGTGATGGATTAGTTAATTACACAAACTGGGCCAGTTCACCTGATTCTTCTCATGACTGTGGAGGCATGAGGGATGATGGGAAATGGCTCAGTGCACCCTGTGGAAACCTAAATCCGTTTGTCTGTCAGGAAG ATAAGGGGTCCAGTAAGATGTATGTTGTTCTTGAAGCGATGTCTTGGAGGCAAGCCCGAGCGCACTGTCAACTGAATTATGGTGACCTGGTCAGTGTGATGAATGTGATTGAAAATCAGGCCGTACAGCAAATAGCTGGGAATTTTCCTCCGACCTTTTTCTGGATCGGTGTGTTCAAAGATGAGTGGAAATGGTCAGATGGGAGTTACAGTTCTTACAGACACTGGGAAAGCACTCAGCCAAATAATGATGGGATCTGTACATTGTATTACACCTCCCCAAAGACGATGTGGGACAGAGGTTGTACTTCAGCATTTCCTTTTTATTGCTCTACTG TGTTAGTCAGGAGGCACATCGTGAGTGTGAAAATGAGGTCAAATTCAATCGTTGACTTCAGTGACTCTGCTGTGAGCAAAGCCATATTGAGTCAG TAG
- the zgc:56095 gene encoding ferritin, lower subunit: MQSVVKQNFHSETEGDINKLINVKLNASYTYLSLGMYFDRDDVALPKFSSFFLERSVKEREQAEKLLEYQNMRGGRILLQTIVKPSRDDWVGGLDAMTFSLDYQKSLNSCVLDVHRRAGTHTDPHLCDFLEQHFLLDSHDTIKKLGDYVGSLNRITASEKHGSMGEYLFDKHTL; this comes from the exons ATGCAGTCTGTTGTGAAACAAAACTTCCATTCAGAGACTGAAGGAGACATCAACAAACTCATCAATGTGAAGCTCAATGCATCCTACACCTACCTTTCTCTG gGGATGTACTTTGACAGGGATGATGTTGCCTTGCCCAAATTCTCCAGTTTTTTCCTGGAGCGCTCCgtgaaagagagggagcaggCTGAGAAGCTGCTGGAATATCAGAACATGAGAGGAGGCAGAATTTTGCTCCAGACCATTGTC AAACCAAGTAGAGATGATTGGGTAGGTGGTTTGGATGCCATGACCTTTTCCCTGGACTACCAGAAGTCCCTTAACTCATGTGTCCTTGATGTGCACCGCCGAGCAGGAACCCACACTGATCCTCAT TTGTGTGACTTCCTCGAGCAGCACTTCCTTCTCGACAGCCACGATACCATCAAGAAGCTGGGCGATTACGTTGGCAGTCTGAACCGCATCACTGCGTCTGAGAAACACGGCTCTATGGGAGAATACCTCTTTGATAAACACACTCTGTAA
- the syt5b gene encoding synaptotagmin Vb, whose translation MRLASTGVRARRAAELSEPEPEEATEPVHHEHSHSEHHPSHDYNHMKEKFMNELGHLPIPMWAVAAIVVVVLVLVGCFIFCVFKKCFGKKKKPKKVRERKTGRRKKEKEGEGEAGEKEGEQKKEGEEEEKEQEKLGKLEFSLDYNFTDTQLIVGILQAQDLAAMDMGGTSDPYVKVFLLPDKKKKYETKVQRKNLCPVFNETFIFKIPYAELGGKTLVLQVFDFDRFSKHDMIGEIKIPMNSVDLGQPMQQWRDLESGEKEEQEKLGDICISLRYVPTAGKLTVNIMEAKNLKKMDVGGLSDPYVKIVLQQNGKRIKKKKTTVKKNTLNPYFNESFSFDVPFEQIQKVQVVLTVFDYDKLGSNDPIGKTFMGYGATGVGLRHWSEMLANPRRPVAQWHTLLPEEEVDAAVKAKPR comes from the exons ATGAGGTTGGCCAGCACTGGGGTTCGGGCCCGGAGGGCTGCAGAGCTctctgaaccagaaccagaggaAGCAACGGAGCCAGTTCATCATGAGCACTCCCATTCAGAACATCACCCCAGCCATGATTACAACCACATGAAGGAGAAGTTCATGAATGAACTTGGACATCTGCCAA ttccCATGTGGGCAGTAGCAGCCATTGTTGTGGTGGTCCTGGTTTTGGTAGGATGCTtcatcttctgtgtttttaaaaaatgcttcgggaaaaagaaaaagccaaagaaagtaagggagaggaagacaggccgccgtaaaaaagaaaaggaaggtgAAGGAGAGGCTGGGGAAAAG GAGGGGGAGCAGAagaaggaaggggaggaagaggagaaagaacagGAGAAGCTGGGTAAGCTGGAGTTCTCGTTGGACTACAACTTCACAGACACCCAG CTTATAGTGGGTATCCTTCAGGCTCAGGACCTCGCTGCTATGGACATGGGGGGAACATCAGACCCCTACGTCAAAGTCTTTTTGTTGCcagataaaaagaagaagtacGAGACCAAAGTTCAACGCAAGAATTTATGCCCCGTTTTCAATGAGACTTTCATCTTCAAG atCCCGTATGCAGAGTTGGGCGGAAAGACTTTGGTGCTGCAGGTTTTTGACTTTGATCGTTTCTCCAAGCACGATATGATTGGTGAGATAAAGATTCCCATGAACAGTGTTGATTTGGGCCAGCCAATGCAACAATGGAGAGACTTGGAGAGTggtgagaaggaggag caaGAAAAACTGGGAGACATTTGCATTTCTTTACGGTATGTACCCACTGCTGGAAAACTGACAGTGAACATCATGGAGGCAAAGAATCTGAAGAAAATGGATGTCGGTGGCTTATCAG ATCCATATGTGAAGATTGTTCTGCAGCAAAATGGGAAACGgattaagaagaaaaagacgacTGTCAAGAAAAACACGCTCAATCCTTACTTTAATGAGAGTTTCAGCTTTGATGTCCCTTTTGAGCAGATACAG aaagTGCAAGTTGTCCTCACAGTGTTTGACTATGATAAACTTGGGAGCAACGACCCCATTGGAAAGACCTTCATGGGTTATGGAGCTACAGGAGTCGGCCTGCGCCACTGGTCAGAAATGCTTGCCAATCCCAGACGTCCAGTAGCCCAGTGGCACACTCTGCTGCCAGAAGAAGAAGTCGATGCTGCAGTCAAAGCGAAACCTCGTTAG
- the dnaaf3l gene encoding dynein assembly factor 3, axonemal → MSAGRVSEGAGCITWWGFSPARDLLSMGPVRVKGEVNVLLIGSGDPRHILKTIAGLQDEESLHVWVIENSMEEVARQLLLLYLALMPQESMGRNEKTEVFLELFGNSEIRSQTEETLRHAASQLILSVTETLETATHTCLNTTLLKFKERDELERIFKLWIQPQSSSSSSKCSAPISMSKAWDYRVRQHLGTRYNSKKGCFDWDLTMKLHKKGCGLISQQQYAQWRERGLAFEMREGIYQITNPSLLSSRVFNQKGNKVAFRGYWGDIVSSPYLSFGIESDDKNLLKTQNGQHIKTAQDISFANVQALFQSLSSSRGCPTTSQLDTEAEEPSPQPDRKSVTINDLMRLNGISVTFLSMDSLHKLPEKQKYSHFFNTIYFSASCVHQLGPAMRQIAAPDAVLIVELAKYILELNKEQEEGFAKKVASIALEAEFEPWHDGKSDDVHAVFMKK, encoded by the exons ATGAGTGCTGGACGGGTGTCTGAGGGCGCGGGCTGCATCACCTGGTGGGGCTTCAGTCCTGCACGCGACCTGCTGAGCATGG GCCCTGTGAGAGTTAAAGGGGAGGTCAATGTTTTACTTATTGGCAGTGGAGACCCGCGGCATATTTTGAAGACCATTGCTGGTTTGCAGGACGAAGAAAGCCTTCAT GTGTGGGTGATAGAAAACAGCATGGAGGAGGTAGCTAGACAGCTGTTGCTCCTCTACCTGGCGCTGATGCCCCAAGAAAGCATGGGACGTAATG aGAAGACAGAAGTTTTCCTGGAGTTGTTTGGGAACAGTGAGATCCGCAGTCAGACAGAAGAGACGCTGAGACATGCAGCATCACAGCTCATTCTGTCTGTTACTGAAACACTGGAGACAGCCACTCACACCTGTCTGAATACAACTCTTCTCAAG TTCAAGGAACGAGATGAGCTGGAGAGGATATTTAAGTTGTGGATCCAACCTCAGtcttcatcgtcttcatcaAAGTGTTCTGCTCCTATTTCAATGTCCAAAGCCTGGGATTATCGGGTCAGACAGCACCTCGGAACACGCTACAACTCCAAGAAAGGCTGCTTCGACTGGGACCTTACAATGAAACTGCATAAGAAGGGG tgtggTCTCATCAGCCAACAACAATATGCTCAGTGGAGGGAACGGGGTTTGGCGTTCGAAATGAGGGAAGGTATCTACCAAATAACCAATCCGAGTTTGCTGTCTTCAAGAGTGTTCAATCAG AAAGGGAACAAAGTGGCTTTCAGGGGCTACTGGGGAGACATTGTCTCCAGTCCTTACCTCTCTTTTGGCATTGAAAGTGATGACAAGAATCTGCTGAAGACACAGAATGGGCAACACATCAAG ACAGCCCAGGATATATCATTTGCAAATGTGCAGGCATTGTTCCAGTCCCTGTCCAGTAGTCGGGGCTGCCCTACTACTTCTCAGTTagacacagaggcagaggagcCGTCCCCACAGCCTGACCGAAAATCTGTCACAATTAATG ATTTGATGCGTCTAAATGGGATCTCTGTAACCTTCCTGTCTATGGATTCACTTCACAAACtgccagaaaaacagaaatactccCACTTCTTCAACACCATCTACTTCTCTGCCAG CTGCGTGCACCAGTTGGGCCCGGCTATGAGACAGATTGCAGCACCAGACGCTGTGCTCATCGTGGAGTTGGCCAA GTACATTTTGGAACTGAACAAAGAGCAAGAAGAAGGCTTTGCAAAGAAAGTGGCGAGCATCGCTCTCGAGGCTGAATTTGAGCCGTGGCATGATGGGAAGAGTGATGACGTCCATGCTGTTTTCATGAAGAAGTAA
- the LOC109141293 gene encoding troponin T, slow skeletal muscle isoform X1, whose amino-acid sequence MSDLYDHGGHQEEEDEEQGEGEERPKYKPMTTQLAAPKIPEGERVDFDVCSFKDIHRKRMEKDLLELQTLIDVHFEQRKKEEEELIGLKDRIESRRAERAEQQRVRAEKERDRQTRIAEERQRKEDEEAKKRADDEAKKKKVLSNMGAHFGGFLAKVEQRRGKRQTAREIKKKTLTERRKPLAIENLREDGLRQRAKEMWECIYQLESEKFDLTEKMRRQKYEINVLLNRIQHAQKFKKVHGKGKVGGRWK is encoded by the exons ATGTCTGATTTATATGATCACGG aGGCCATCAGGAGG aagaagatgaggagcagggagagggag AAGAACGCCCCAAATACAA GCCAATGACCACACAGCTCGCTGCCCCTAAAATCCCTGAGGGAGAGAGGGTTGACTTTGATGTATGTTCCTTCAAG GACATCCACAGGAAACGGATGGAGAAAGATCTTCTGGAGCTGCAGACTCTGATTGATGTCCACTTtgagcagaggaagaaagaggaagaagagctgatAGGACTCAAAGACAGGATT GAGAGCCGGCGGGCAGAAAGAGCCGAGCAGCAGCGTGTGAGGGCTGAAAAAGAgcgggacagacagacacggaTTGCG gaggagagacagaggaaagaggatgaagaggccAAGAAGAGGGCAGATGATGaggccaagaagaagaaagtgttgtcCAACATGGGGGCTCACTTTGGAGGCTTCCTGGCCAAG GTAGAGCAGAGGAGAGGCAAAAGGCAAACTGCAAGGGAAATCAAGAAAAAGACTCTGACAGAGAGACGCAAGCCACTGGCCATTGAGAACCTGAGGGAGGATGGCCTGAG aCAGAGAGCCAAGGAGATGTGGGAATGTATCTACCAGCTGGAGTCAGAGAAATTTGACCTgacagagaagatgaggaggcaGAAGTATGAG atcAACGTCCTCCTGAACAGAATCCAACATGCTCAGAAATT CAAAAAGGTCCATGGTAAGGGAAAGGTTGGAGGACGCTGGAAGTAA
- the LOC109141293 gene encoding troponin T, slow skeletal muscle isoform X3, whose protein sequence is MSDLYDHGGHQEEEDEEQGEGEERPKYKPMTTQLAAPKIPEGERVDFDDIHRKRMEKDLLELQTLIDVHFEQRKKEEEELIGLKDRIESRRAERAEQQRVRAEKERDRQTRIAEERQRKEDEEAKKRADDEAKKKKVLSNMGAHFGGFLAKVEQRRGKRQTAREIKKKTLTERRKPLAIENLREDGLRQRAKEMWECIYQLESEKFDLTEKMRRQKYEINVLLNRIQHAQKFKKVHGKGKVGGRWK, encoded by the exons ATGTCTGATTTATATGATCACGG aGGCCATCAGGAGG aagaagatgaggagcagggagagggag AAGAACGCCCCAAATACAA GCCAATGACCACACAGCTCGCTGCCCCTAAAATCCCTGAGGGAGAGAGGGTTGACTTTGAT GACATCCACAGGAAACGGATGGAGAAAGATCTTCTGGAGCTGCAGACTCTGATTGATGTCCACTTtgagcagaggaagaaagaggaagaagagctgatAGGACTCAAAGACAGGATT GAGAGCCGGCGGGCAGAAAGAGCCGAGCAGCAGCGTGTGAGGGCTGAAAAAGAgcgggacagacagacacggaTTGCG gaggagagacagaggaaagaggatgaagaggccAAGAAGAGGGCAGATGATGaggccaagaagaagaaagtgttgtcCAACATGGGGGCTCACTTTGGAGGCTTCCTGGCCAAG GTAGAGCAGAGGAGAGGCAAAAGGCAAACTGCAAGGGAAATCAAGAAAAAGACTCTGACAGAGAGACGCAAGCCACTGGCCATTGAGAACCTGAGGGAGGATGGCCTGAG aCAGAGAGCCAAGGAGATGTGGGAATGTATCTACCAGCTGGAGTCAGAGAAATTTGACCTgacagagaagatgaggaggcaGAAGTATGAG atcAACGTCCTCCTGAACAGAATCCAACATGCTCAGAAATT CAAAAAGGTCCATGGTAAGGGAAAGGTTGGAGGACGCTGGAAGTAA
- the LOC109141293 gene encoding troponin T, slow skeletal muscle isoform X2 gives MSDLYDHGGHQEEEDEEQGEGERPKYKPMTTQLAAPKIPEGERVDFDVCSFKDIHRKRMEKDLLELQTLIDVHFEQRKKEEEELIGLKDRIESRRAERAEQQRVRAEKERDRQTRIAEERQRKEDEEAKKRADDEAKKKKVLSNMGAHFGGFLAKVEQRRGKRQTAREIKKKTLTERRKPLAIENLREDGLRQRAKEMWECIYQLESEKFDLTEKMRRQKYEINVLLNRIQHAQKFKKVHGKGKVGGRWK, from the exons ATGTCTGATTTATATGATCACGG aGGCCATCAGGAGG aagaagatgaggagcagggagagggag AACGCCCCAAATACAA GCCAATGACCACACAGCTCGCTGCCCCTAAAATCCCTGAGGGAGAGAGGGTTGACTTTGATGTATGTTCCTTCAAG GACATCCACAGGAAACGGATGGAGAAAGATCTTCTGGAGCTGCAGACTCTGATTGATGTCCACTTtgagcagaggaagaaagaggaagaagagctgatAGGACTCAAAGACAGGATT GAGAGCCGGCGGGCAGAAAGAGCCGAGCAGCAGCGTGTGAGGGCTGAAAAAGAgcgggacagacagacacggaTTGCG gaggagagacagaggaaagaggatgaagaggccAAGAAGAGGGCAGATGATGaggccaagaagaagaaagtgttgtcCAACATGGGGGCTCACTTTGGAGGCTTCCTGGCCAAG GTAGAGCAGAGGAGAGGCAAAAGGCAAACTGCAAGGGAAATCAAGAAAAAGACTCTGACAGAGAGACGCAAGCCACTGGCCATTGAGAACCTGAGGGAGGATGGCCTGAG aCAGAGAGCCAAGGAGATGTGGGAATGTATCTACCAGCTGGAGTCAGAGAAATTTGACCTgacagagaagatgaggaggcaGAAGTATGAG atcAACGTCCTCCTGAACAGAATCCAACATGCTCAGAAATT CAAAAAGGTCCATGGTAAGGGAAAGGTTGGAGGACGCTGGAAGTAA